A genome region from Pseudanabaena sp. Chao 1811 includes the following:
- a CDS encoding sensor histidine kinase, with product MQRSLVTASTSDRLFVLERFGISSIGARLFLAVMLPFCIGLAGLGVVLYKSFENDKLLHLKIDTDITVRELDAEIRTSESFLKSLVVTTTFLQDSGERSPTAYEKLVVAFMAARPKLITGFGIMQLPQGLVDRQWFGSYIEETQPNRGVTLSNDPKYSLVELWQVDKYPELQYYKDAVKANRYFWSKPYINDVYPIPLMTFSGPIRDRNGNLIAVMNGDINIRDLSSNSRSDLSNNDYTALVTEDGTFLSYTPDSTKASKLENIESIPTLKSVWKDIRQEILQGKSQGYLRSDLTKSYWVYQKVPSTDWIMLKAVSYRDVIKPALLISLSATFSAGTILSIVIFLFVRSLNRRLKPILDVCDATLSDEETPIHSDDEINHLSNAFFSMIKRQNSLLEQLKLTNNHLIESNRLKDSFLANMSHELRTPLNAILGLNEGLQEEIFGELNEKQLSVLQTIEVSSNHLLNLINDILDLAKIESEQIKLDYKPTSISLLCETSLTFVSQQALQKRIQISCVLDDDLPELLIDERRILQVLINLLNNAVKFTPEGGNITLEVRNQESDSCILFSITDTGIGISPENIKKLFQPFIQIDGSLNRQYEGTGLGLALAKRIVELHNGKIGLTSTLGVGSCFTIELPYLQKESLPELLSNVSSG from the coding sequence ATGCAGAGATCTCTAGTAACTGCAAGTACAAGCGATCGCCTATTTGTTCTTGAGCGTTTTGGCATATCTTCTATTGGTGCTAGATTATTTTTAGCTGTGATGCTCCCCTTTTGTATTGGATTAGCGGGCTTGGGGGTTGTACTGTACAAAAGTTTTGAGAATGACAAGTTACTCCACCTCAAAATAGATACAGATATTACCGTCAGGGAATTAGATGCCGAAATCCGCACCAGTGAAAGCTTTTTAAAGAGTCTCGTGGTGACAACTACGTTCTTACAAGATAGTGGAGAGCGATCTCCTACAGCCTATGAAAAATTAGTTGTGGCATTTATGGCTGCTCGTCCCAAGCTAATTACAGGCTTTGGAATTATGCAGCTTCCTCAAGGTTTAGTAGATCGGCAGTGGTTTGGCTCTTATATCGAAGAAACTCAACCCAACCGTGGAGTCACCTTATCCAATGATCCTAAATATAGTTTGGTCGAACTTTGGCAAGTGGATAAATATCCTGAACTGCAATACTACAAAGATGCAGTAAAGGCTAACCGTTACTTTTGGTCAAAACCATACATTAACGATGTTTATCCCATTCCATTAATGACTTTCTCAGGACCTATTCGCGATCGCAATGGCAACTTGATTGCGGTGATGAATGGTGACATTAATATTCGGGATCTCAGTAGTAATAGTCGCAGTGACTTAAGCAATAATGATTACACAGCCCTAGTTACAGAAGATGGAACCTTCCTTAGTTATACTCCCGATTCTACTAAAGCATCTAAATTAGAAAATATTGAGTCGATTCCTACTTTAAAGTCTGTTTGGAAGGATATACGCCAAGAAATATTGCAGGGAAAGTCTCAAGGTTATTTACGATCAGATTTAACTAAAAGTTATTGGGTTTATCAAAAAGTGCCTAGCACTGATTGGATTATGCTCAAAGCTGTTTCCTATAGAGATGTGATTAAACCTGCTCTATTGATTTCCCTTAGCGCAACCTTCTCTGCTGGAACTATCTTGTCGATCGTGATTTTTCTATTTGTACGTTCTCTCAATCGGCGATTAAAGCCGATTTTGGATGTTTGTGATGCCACTCTATCGGATGAAGAAACGCCAATTCACTCCGATGATGAAATCAATCATTTATCGAATGCATTTTTTAGCATGATCAAGCGTCAAAATAGTCTTTTGGAGCAGTTAAAACTAACTAACAACCATTTGATTGAGTCAAATCGTCTTAAAGATAGTTTTCTGGCGAATATGAGCCATGAGTTGCGTACTCCTCTAAATGCGATCTTGGGTTTGAACGAGGGATTGCAGGAAGAGATTTTTGGGGAATTAAATGAGAAACAACTGAGCGTATTACAGACTATTGAGGTTAGCAGCAACCATTTATTAAATTTGATCAATGATATCTTAGACCTAGCTAAAATAGAGTCTGAGCAAATCAAGCTGGATTATAAACCAACATCAATTAGTCTCCTCTGTGAAACTAGTTTGACATTTGTGAGTCAACAAGCACTTCAAAAGCGCATTCAGATCAGTTGTGTTTTGGATGATGATCTTCCAGAATTGCTAATAGATGAGCGGCGAATCCTTCAAGTATTAATTAATTTACTCAATAATGCGGTCAAGTTTACTCCAGAGGGTGGCAATATTACCTTAGAAGTTCGGAATCAGGAATCTGATTCTTGTATTCTATTTTCAATCACTGATACAGGTATTGGCATTTCTCCAGAAAATATTAAAAAGCTTTTTCAACCCTTTATTCAAATCGATGGCAGCTTAAATCGCCAATATGAAGGAACTGGTTTAGGCTTAGCTTTAGCTAAAAGGATTGTCGAGCTACACAATGGCAAGATCGGGCTAACCAGTACGCTAGGAGTTGGTAGCTGTTTTACAATCGAACTTCCATATCTGCAAAAGGAATCGTTACCTGAATTGTTAAGTAACGTCAGTTCAGGTT
- a CDS encoding transglutaminase TgpA family protein produces the protein MDTIRQPQLDPQSKPRSKTSAFDKLRQASEFTVKGVEDSIPLRVLVQVFVFISIGAIDAVASTNNSIWAIPLSAIGAVWAWYARRKRNVLVKLFIAITMIAMLVIFLNDLLRMAEDTKLLLARLLIQLQVLHSFDLPRRKDLGYSIVIGLILMAVAATLSQTMIFALWLIGFLIVGLPILLLDHRSRLGVKTQSFQPEKMGVSPKPLLGLLAIVLVLGLTIFAFLPRLPGFQLRNFPVSVNLSIQREIPRGGILNRQQQNQQRQSGNNGTGGTGGTGGTGDNNDQDTLPPLFAPEIDTASSGAKQLNKKRKPELVMRVRSQAELFWRVMAYDEFTGKGWRISRNDPKQLRTIKRNPLNYEFFLPIPTYAFIGSEKAVKPVNYQEVVQTYTITSQNFPNLVPAAAVPNRIFFPSEELDVDLEGMIRGPGPLPEDMTYTVISNVTERNPQILRQMPNTYPRAIRNYYLQIPSNLSPQVRDKAMNLLVSAKDDQGKPITVNNPYDLAVQLTQGIKQNFVVKNLNFDESKGDLVSQFVEQGGGEESHFVSTLAVMLRSLGIPTRYVVGFASGKFNPFTGLYEVLNTDTQSVVEVFFPIYGWIAFDPVPGRPLFPPSIENNRTFGVIQTFWSWIANLLPSPVNNFFANLFDSIGKFIGGVINWLIEMGWVGLAFSLAIAFGLSIGVWALWQLMIWWWRVSRLQRMPLPQRTYQQMLQWLAEQGNPKAPQQTPQEYVASLRDRVSVQQASAIAQITQIYQDWRYGDRHSDYSLDTELQMLLKQLKSKL, from the coding sequence ATGGATACGATTCGGCAGCCCCAATTAGATCCTCAGTCAAAGCCTCGGTCAAAGACTAGTGCCTTTGATAAATTGCGACAAGCCTCAGAATTTACAGTCAAAGGGGTTGAGGACTCGATTCCGTTGCGGGTACTGGTGCAAGTTTTTGTATTTATCAGCATTGGTGCGATCGATGCAGTAGCAAGTACGAATAACAGTATTTGGGCAATTCCCCTCAGTGCGATCGGCGCGGTATGGGCATGGTATGCCAGACGCAAACGCAATGTACTGGTCAAGTTATTCATTGCGATTACGATGATTGCCATGCTGGTAATTTTTCTCAACGACCTTTTACGCATGGCTGAAGATACCAAACTATTGTTAGCGAGATTGCTGATTCAGCTACAGGTATTGCATAGTTTTGACTTACCACGCCGCAAGGACTTGGGCTATTCGATTGTAATTGGCTTGATTTTGATGGCAGTTGCTGCCACCTTGAGCCAGACGATGATCTTTGCCCTATGGCTAATTGGCTTTTTGATCGTTGGACTACCGATTTTATTGCTTGATCACCGATCGCGTTTAGGCGTAAAAACTCAGAGTTTCCAGCCTGAAAAGATGGGAGTTTCCCCAAAACCTCTACTAGGATTACTGGCGATCGTTTTAGTCTTGGGATTAACTATATTTGCCTTTTTGCCTCGTTTACCAGGGTTTCAGCTACGCAACTTTCCTGTCAGTGTCAATCTTTCGATTCAGCGCGAAATTCCTCGTGGGGGCATTTTAAATAGGCAACAGCAAAATCAACAAAGACAATCTGGGAATAATGGTACTGGTGGTACTGGTGGTACTGGTGGTACTGGCGATAATAACGATCAGGATACGTTGCCACCGCTATTTGCTCCTGAAATAGATACGGCTTCGTCGGGGGCTAAGCAACTTAACAAAAAACGCAAACCTGAGTTAGTGATGCGGGTGCGATCGCAAGCAGAGTTATTTTGGCGCGTGATGGCATACGACGAATTTACGGGTAAAGGCTGGCGCATTTCGCGTAACGATCCTAAGCAACTTCGCACCATCAAACGGAATCCCCTCAACTACGAGTTTTTCTTACCAATCCCCACCTATGCCTTTATTGGTTCGGAGAAAGCGGTAAAACCCGTTAATTATCAAGAGGTCGTTCAAACCTATACCATTACCTCTCAAAACTTTCCTAACCTTGTCCCTGCGGCGGCTGTCCCTAATCGGATCTTTTTCCCTAGCGAAGAGTTAGATGTTGACCTAGAAGGAATGATTCGCGGACCTGGTCCATTACCTGAAGATATGACCTATACCGTCATATCAAATGTGACCGAACGCAATCCTCAAATATTGCGGCAAATGCCCAATACTTACCCGCGAGCAATTCGTAACTATTATTTACAAATCCCCTCCAATTTGTCACCACAAGTGCGCGACAAGGCGATGAACTTGTTAGTTAGTGCTAAGGATGACCAAGGTAAACCGATCACCGTCAATAATCCCTACGATCTGGCAGTGCAACTCACACAGGGGATCAAGCAAAACTTTGTGGTAAAAAACCTCAACTTTGACGAATCTAAAGGTGATCTTGTATCCCAATTTGTAGAACAGGGGGGAGGTGAAGAGAGTCATTTTGTTTCTACTCTAGCGGTGATGTTGCGATCGCTTGGTATTCCCACCCGTTATGTAGTTGGCTTTGCCTCAGGGAAATTCAATCCATTTACAGGACTATACGAGGTGCTAAATACAGATACGCAATCAGTGGTTGAAGTGTTTTTTCCCATCTATGGCTGGATTGCCTTTGATCCCGTCCCTGGTCGTCCCCTATTTCCACCATCGATTGAAAACAATCGCACCTTTGGCGTAATCCAAACCTTTTGGAGTTGGATTGCCAATCTCTTACCCAGTCCCGTCAATAATTTCTTTGCAAACTTATTTGACAGTATTGGTAAGTTTATCGGTGGTGTGATTAATTGGTTGATCGAAATGGGTTGGGTCGGATTAGCCTTTAGTTTAGCGATCGCCTTTGGTCTGAGTATCGGTGTCTGGGCATTATGGCAATTGATGATCTGGTGGTGGCGAGTGAGTCGTTTACAAAGGATGCCACTCCCACAGCGTACCTATCAACAAATGTTGCAATGGCTCGCCGAACAAGGTAATCCCAAAGCTCCCCAACAAACCCCTCAAGAATATGTAGCAAGTCTGCGCGATCGCGTCTCAGTACAACAGGCTTCCGCGATCGCTCAAATTACTCAGATTTATCAAGACTGGCGCTATGGCGATCGTCATAGTGATTACAGTTTAGATACAGAGCTACAAATGCTACTGAAGCAACTAAAATCTAAGCTTTAA
- a CDS encoding allophycocyanin subunit alpha-B, whose amino-acid sequence MSVVIQVLERADEELRYPSIAELQSVKNFLATGAQRVRIATVLAESEDKIVKKATTELFRIHPDYISPGGNAYGQKQRNQCLRDFTWYIRLVTYGVLAGDKEPIEQIGIIGAREMYNSLGVPLVGMADAVRALKNASLALLSKEDADTAEPYFDYIIQALS is encoded by the coding sequence ATGAGTGTAGTTATTCAAGTTTTAGAAAGAGCCGACGAAGAACTTCGTTATCCCAGCATTGCTGAGTTGCAAAGTGTGAAGAACTTTCTCGCTACTGGCGCTCAAAGAGTGAGGATTGCCACAGTCTTGGCAGAAAGCGAAGATAAAATCGTCAAGAAAGCGACCACAGAACTATTTAGAATCCACCCCGACTACATCTCTCCTGGTGGTAATGCCTATGGTCAGAAACAACGCAACCAGTGCCTAAGAGACTTCACTTGGTACATTCGCCTCGTTACCTACGGGGTCTTGGCAGGTGACAAAGAGCCGATTGAGCAAATCGGGATCATTGGCGCTCGTGAAATGTATAACTCTCTCGGTGTTCCTTTGGTTGGTATGGCTGATGCAGTTCGCGCTCTCAAAAATGCGTCTCTCGCATTGTTGAGCAAAGAAGATGCTGACACCGCTGAGCCTTATTTCGACTATATCATTCAGGCTTTATCCTAG
- a CDS encoding RnfABCDGE type electron transport complex subunit D produces MPRSLSRFFAVSTSLFKDARDYQILFLSVFLILGVSTRDWSLKPMAIALTFVTCWLTQIAMVSLFPPEASKQERWLSLKSATITALGLSLLLRSDSYGAIACASFLAIASKFIFRTNGKHWFNPANFGIVVVLLLDSFVWDNHAWVSNGQWGEDSLYALIFLGLGGIVLKKVGRWDTSFMFLVAYSLLEGLRNLWLGWTWDVLAHRLTSGSLLLFALFMITDPRSIPNAKIARLIWAVAIAVLAFIFRNVFFNADAMFYALFLISPLTVLCDRLWNAPRFQWLPRRFSIQT; encoded by the coding sequence ATGCCGCGATCGCTTTCCAGATTTTTCGCAGTTAGCACCAGTCTTTTCAAAGATGCTCGCGATTATCAAATTCTTTTTCTATCTGTATTTTTGATTTTAGGTGTGAGTACTCGCGATTGGTCACTGAAACCAATGGCGATCGCGCTGACCTTTGTGACCTGTTGGCTCACGCAAATAGCTATGGTTAGCCTATTTCCACCAGAAGCATCCAAACAGGAACGCTGGTTATCGCTTAAGAGTGCCACGATTACAGCTTTAGGATTAAGTCTATTACTACGCTCTGATAGCTATGGCGCGATCGCCTGTGCGTCATTTTTGGCGATCGCTAGCAAATTTATTTTTCGTACCAATGGCAAGCATTGGTTTAATCCCGCAAATTTTGGGATTGTGGTTGTTTTGTTGCTGGATAGTTTTGTTTGGGACAATCACGCATGGGTTTCTAACGGACAATGGGGCGAAGATAGTTTATACGCTTTGATATTTCTTGGTTTAGGTGGCATCGTTCTCAAAAAAGTTGGGCGTTGGGATACGAGCTTCATGTTTTTAGTTGCCTATTCCCTATTAGAAGGATTACGCAATCTCTGGCTGGGCTGGACTTGGGATGTGCTAGCCCATCGTTTGACTAGTGGCTCTTTGTTGCTGTTTGCGCTGTTTATGATCACCGATCCGCGTTCCATTCCCAATGCCAAGATTGCCAGATTAATTTGGGCAGTAGCGATCGCGGTTTTAGCTTTCATTTTCCGCAATGTGTTCTTTAATGCGGATGCGATGTTTTATGCGTTATTTCTGATCTCACCACTTACGGTTTTATGCGATCGCCTATGGAATGCGCCGAGATTTCAATGGTTGCCAAGACGCTTTAGCATTCAGACCTAA
- a CDS encoding DUF2330 domain-containing protein: MKRFLNWMRVLISTTLACLVVFAYSPAVFAFCGFYVSQADASLFNKASQVVIARDGKRTVLTMANDYQGDVKDFALVVPVPVLLKEKQVRIGEQKIIDRLDSFSAPRLVEYFDSDPCARYEAYDRIGITGATRAAAPMTEAKARRDNYQVTIEAKFSVGEYDILILSAKESDGLEAWLIDNDYKIPQGAKELLQPYIRQNMKFFVAKVNIAELNKTGSQVLRPLMMAYESPKFMLPIRLGMLNANGDQDLLVYILSPKGQAEVANYRTIKVPSGNDIPVYVKNEFGEFYKSMFKTSYNKEGRKVAFLEYAWDMSSCDPCSAEPLSQEELRKAGVFWLDSPNSNQPSSRRIRPIFPPNDGRVFITRLHIRYNRDKFPEDLTFKETSNQESFQGRYVLRHPFKGETSCDAGQEYQKSLRPRFEKEAQTLASLTGWNIADIRRKMNLSSLPDPVETPFWENIWK, translated from the coding sequence ATGAAACGCTTTTTGAATTGGATGCGTGTACTCATCAGTACCACCCTTGCCTGTTTAGTTGTCTTTGCCTATTCTCCTGCGGTATTTGCCTTTTGTGGATTTTATGTATCCCAAGCTGATGCCAGTCTCTTTAACAAGGCTTCGCAGGTGGTGATTGCCCGTGATGGCAAGCGCACGGTTTTGACGATGGCGAATGACTATCAAGGTGATGTGAAGGACTTCGCTCTCGTTGTGCCAGTGCCAGTATTACTGAAAGAAAAGCAAGTTCGTATTGGTGAACAGAAAATCATCGATCGCCTTGATTCCTTTAGCGCCCCTCGCCTAGTGGAATATTTTGACTCCGATCCCTGTGCAAGATATGAAGCCTATGACCGAATAGGCATAACAGGGGCAACAAGAGCGGCTGCGCCAATGACGGAAGCAAAAGCACGTCGTGATAATTATCAAGTTACGATTGAAGCAAAGTTTTCGGTCGGCGAATATGACATTCTCATTCTCAGTGCTAAGGAATCCGATGGTTTAGAAGCTTGGTTAATTGATAATGATTACAAAATCCCCCAAGGTGCAAAAGAATTACTTCAGCCCTATATTCGCCAAAACATGAAGTTCTTTGTGGCAAAGGTGAATATTGCCGAATTGAACAAAACAGGTTCGCAGGTTCTCCGTCCTCTGATGATGGCATACGAATCGCCGAAGTTCATGCTACCTATTCGTTTAGGGATGCTAAATGCCAATGGCGATCAAGATTTGTTGGTTTATATTCTCTCGCCCAAAGGTCAAGCTGAGGTCGCCAACTATCGCACGATTAAAGTCCCATCGGGTAATGATATTCCTGTCTATGTGAAGAATGAATTTGGCGAATTCTATAAGTCCATGTTCAAGACTTCCTATAACAAAGAAGGACGCAAGGTCGCCTTCTTAGAATATGCATGGGATATGTCAAGTTGTGACCCCTGTTCGGCTGAGCCACTTTCGCAGGAAGAACTTCGCAAAGCAGGTGTATTTTGGCTGGATTCCCCAAATTCTAATCAGCCCTCAAGTCGGCGGATTCGTCCAATCTTTCCTCCAAATGATGGACGAGTTTTCATTACGCGCCTACATATCCGCTATAACCGTGATAAATTCCCTGAAGACTTGACTTTTAAGGAAACCTCTAATCAAGAATCTTTCCAAGGTCGCTATGTGTTGCGCCATCCATTTAAAGGTGAGACAAGCTGTGATGCAGGTCAAGAATATCAGAAATCATTACGTCCACGCTTTGAAAAAGAAGCCCAAACCCTCGCTAGTTTAACAGGTTGGAATATTGCCGATATTCGCCGCAAGATGAATCTCTCTAGTCTGCCTGATCCTGTAGAAACTCCTTTCTGGGAAAATATCTGGAAATAG
- a CDS encoding iron uptake porin has product MTLIPKSKSGRATKLAAITATAIATTLVGNVISSSAAQAEAQSSTNKVVNESELVRSIGNDPMIMPISNETPTSNNAPISPNAQIIQAVSESGTINAAQPSDNLTAQGVTSVSQLSDVKPTDWAFTALQSLVERYGCIAGYPDRTFRGKQATTRYEFAAGLNACLDKINEIISSGLADKVSKEDLATLQKLQEEFAAELATLRGRVDGLEAKTAKLEAQQFSTTTKLYGQAIFGLQSRLPNTGSLTPRDGTKNTPDDATNLTFGYNLQLSLVTQFDNRSILLTGIQAGNASTASTSFTNNNFLTNTYTRLGYELDTGNTFQLSDLSYRFLVGDRLAVVIGAAGVSPSSVFRGPNRYESAGQGPLSAFAQRNPILNFPGQAGIGFDWQISDNFSLQGVYAASLASDPNNGLTGGPFTAGVQLSLTPTDTVDLALYYLNSYSTNASLNTGVGDNLIGPIGGRFSTNAFGGTVSWRISRAVTLGGWAGYTTSDARDAVLSGSVTTFNWMAFLNFPDLFAEGNLAGIYVGQPPKITSSNLTVGGVPSLNIPSAIGLTGVTPGDFGGQPASTTHLELFYRMRISDNISITPGLLFIFNPVQTSGSDTITVGAIRTTFTF; this is encoded by the coding sequence ATGACATTAATTCCCAAGTCGAAATCTGGTAGAGCAACTAAGCTGGCTGCCATAACCGCAACTGCGATCGCCACAACATTGGTTGGTAACGTTATAAGCTCTAGTGCTGCTCAAGCAGAAGCTCAAAGTAGTACCAACAAAGTTGTTAATGAATCTGAGTTAGTGCGATCGATCGGTAATGATCCGATGATCATGCCTATCAGTAACGAAACGCCAACATCAAACAACGCACCTATCAGTCCTAACGCCCAAATTATCCAAGCTGTTTCCGAATCAGGAACGATTAACGCTGCTCAACCTAGCGATAATCTAACGGCTCAGGGTGTTACCTCAGTCTCGCAACTGAGTGACGTTAAGCCTACAGACTGGGCATTTACAGCTTTGCAATCCCTCGTCGAACGCTATGGTTGTATTGCAGGTTACCCTGACCGTACTTTTCGTGGTAAGCAAGCAACCACCCGCTATGAATTTGCTGCGGGTTTAAATGCTTGTTTAGACAAAATCAATGAAATTATTTCTTCAGGGCTAGCCGATAAAGTTAGCAAAGAAGATCTTGCTACATTGCAAAAGCTACAGGAAGAATTTGCTGCTGAACTTGCCACCCTTAGAGGGCGTGTTGATGGACTAGAGGCAAAAACTGCGAAACTGGAAGCCCAGCAATTTTCAACGACTACTAAACTGTATGGTCAAGCGATTTTTGGATTGCAAAGCCGTTTACCTAATACTGGCAGCCTAACTCCCAGAGATGGCACCAAAAACACCCCTGACGATGCTACTAACCTCACCTTTGGCTATAACCTCCAACTGAGCTTGGTGACGCAGTTTGATAATCGCAGCATTTTGTTGACAGGCATCCAAGCAGGTAATGCGTCCACTGCTTCTACATCTTTTACTAACAACAATTTTCTTACTAATACCTACACCCGTCTGGGATATGAGCTTGATACAGGTAATACCTTCCAATTGAGTGATTTGTCCTATCGATTTTTAGTAGGCGATCGCCTTGCGGTAGTTATCGGTGCAGCAGGGGTTAGCCCATCTAGTGTATTTCGTGGTCCTAACCGCTATGAAAGTGCTGGACAAGGCCCCCTCTCTGCCTTTGCTCAGCGCAACCCGATCTTGAACTTCCCTGGACAAGCAGGGATTGGGTTTGACTGGCAAATCAGCGATAACTTCAGCTTGCAGGGGGTATATGCAGCTTCATTAGCCTCTGACCCCAACAATGGTCTAACAGGTGGTCCTTTTACCGCAGGTGTACAGCTTTCACTTACCCCCACTGATACCGTTGACCTTGCACTCTATTATCTCAATTCCTACAGTACTAATGCCAGCTTAAACACAGGTGTTGGCGATAATCTCATTGGACCAATTGGCGGTAGATTTTCCACCAATGCTTTTGGTGGTACTGTCTCGTGGCGTATTTCCCGCGCAGTGACTCTCGGAGGTTGGGCAGGTTATACCACTTCCGATGCTAGAGATGCCGTTCTTAGTGGCTCAGTCACCACATTTAACTGGATGGCATTTCTGAACTTCCCTGATCTGTTTGCTGAGGGCAACTTGGCTGGTATTTACGTGGGACAACCACCAAAAATTACCAGTAGCAACCTAACTGTTGGTGGCGTACCTTCATTGAATATCCCCAGTGCGATCGGCTTAACTGGTGTCACTCCAGGGGATTTTGGTGGACAACCTGCTAGCACAACTCATTTAGAGTTGTTTTATAGAATGCGGATAAGTGACAACATCAGCATTACCCCCGGATTGCTGTTTATCTTTAATCCTGTTCAAACCTCAGGTAGTGACACCATTACTGTTGGGGCGATTCGTACAACCTTCACTTTCTAA
- a CDS encoding DEAD/DEAH box helicase — protein sequence MPRIPQLTYDRGTLILHPPPKGKAWIEFATWDDRIEKFRIPANRYRELILTLRSESIAIEDKSRAYSEINLIAHSKMEPYPHQSQALAAWQRVGKQGVVVLPTAAGKTYLAQLAMQVTNRSTLIVVPTLDLMHQWYAHLLAAFPDVEIGLLGGGSRDRTAILVATYDSAAIQAEALGNRYGLIVFDECHHLPTDFFRVIAEYAIAPYRLGLTATPERSDGKHADLELLIGEEVYRKTAEELSGQALAEHKIVQIKVSLSAQERDRYNSLIQSRNQFLKEAKISLGSLEGWQRFVQASARSQAGRRAMLAHRESKELSLGTEAKLRVLADLLAQHFTERILIFTNDNATVYRISKDLLIPALTHQTPVKERHEILTFFREGKYKTLVTSHVLNEGVDVPDARIAILLSGTGSAREYIQRLGRVLRRGTEANKQAILYEVVTEDTSEERTSERRRGIERSRPESQQDKVIQIGIHYGKDIPKIKPIAAEQPNDYQP from the coding sequence ATGCCTCGTATTCCTCAATTAACCTACGATCGCGGTACATTAATTCTCCATCCACCACCTAAGGGGAAGGCATGGATTGAATTTGCCACATGGGACGATCGCATTGAGAAGTTTCGTATTCCCGCTAATCGTTACCGCGAGTTGATTTTGACTTTACGTTCGGAATCAATTGCGATCGAGGATAAATCACGGGCTTACAGCGAGATTAACTTAATTGCTCATAGCAAAATGGAACCCTATCCCCATCAGAGTCAAGCTCTAGCAGCATGGCAACGAGTAGGGAAACAAGGAGTAGTCGTTTTGCCGACTGCCGCAGGTAAGACTTATCTAGCGCAACTTGCTATGCAAGTAACCAATCGCAGTACTTTGATCGTTGTGCCAACCCTTGATCTCATGCACCAATGGTATGCCCATTTACTGGCAGCTTTTCCTGATGTGGAGATTGGTTTGTTAGGAGGTGGATCGCGCGATCGCACGGCGATTTTGGTCGCTACCTACGATAGCGCTGCCATACAAGCTGAAGCCTTAGGAAATCGCTATGGTTTGATTGTGTTTGATGAATGCCACCATTTACCAACGGATTTTTTTCGCGTAATTGCCGAATATGCGATCGCTCCCTATCGACTAGGTTTAACCGCTACACCTGAACGCAGTGATGGTAAACATGCGGATTTAGAACTTCTCATTGGCGAAGAAGTTTATCGTAAGACGGCGGAAGAACTCTCAGGACAAGCCCTCGCCGAACATAAAATTGTGCAGATTAAAGTTTCTCTTTCCGCCCAAGAACGCGATCGCTACAATTCGCTAATTCAGAGTCGTAATCAATTTTTAAAAGAAGCAAAAATCTCCCTCGGTAGTTTGGAAGGATGGCAGAGATTTGTGCAGGCAAGTGCGCGATCGCAGGCAGGTCGCCGCGCCATGCTTGCCCATCGGGAATCGAAGGAATTATCTCTAGGGACTGAGGCAAAGCTACGAGTCCTTGCAGATTTACTCGCACAACACTTTACGGAACGGATCTTGATTTTTACTAATGACAACGCTACGGTCTATCGCATTTCTAAAGATTTATTAATTCCTGCCCTCACCCACCAAACACCTGTTAAAGAACGTCATGAAATTTTGACCTTCTTTCGCGAAGGTAAGTATAAAACCCTAGTTACTTCCCATGTTTTAAATGAAGGTGTTGATGTCCCCGATGCCCGTATCGCCATCCTTCTATCGGGTACAGGTTCTGCCCGTGAATATATCCAGCGTTTAGGAAGGGTGTTAAGGCGTGGCACTGAAGCCAATAAACAAGCAATTCTCTATGAAGTTGTGACAGAGGATACCAGTGAAGAGCGTACTTCCGAACGTCGTCGTGGCATTGAGCGATCGCGTCCTGAGTCGCAACAAGATAAGGTCATTCAAATAGGAATTCACTATGGTAAAGACATTCCCAAAATTAAACCGATCGCGGCAGAACAACCCAATGATTACCAGCCCTAA